Proteins co-encoded in one Neoarius graeffei isolate fNeoGra1 chromosome 11, fNeoGra1.pri, whole genome shotgun sequence genomic window:
- the LOC132894544 gene encoding tatD DNase domain containing 3-like isoform X1 codes for MQGYIDCHCHISSRDFDGDIDCVIEQSKKAGVLALVAVAEHVGEFEKIIQLSQRFPGFILPCLGVHPVQEQDPAQPRGALPEDLESAVPLIEKYKEHIVAIGEVGLDFTPRIVNNEEGKELQRQVLIRQVEIAKRLNLPLNVHSRSAGRPTIHLLKELGVENALLHAFDGKPSVAMEGVRAGYFFSIPPSIVRSEQKQKLVKQVPLENMCLETDSPALGPEKQVRNEPKNITISADYIARTKGIPVEKVIEVTTLNALRVFPKLKTFISHL; via the exons ATGCAAGGTTATATCGATTGTCACTGTCACATCTCTTCGAGAGATTTCGATGGT GACATTGATTGTGTTATTGAGCAATCAAAAAAG GCTGGAGTTCTGGCTCTTGTTGCAGTAGCAGAGCATGTTGGGGAGTTTGAGAAAATCATACAGCTTTCACAGAG gtTTCCAGGATTTATCTTGCCCTGCCTTGGAGTTCATCCTGTTCAAGAACAAGATCCAGCACAACCCAGAGGGGCCTTACCAGAG GATTTAGAATCTGCCGTGCCCTTAATCGAAAAATATAAAGAGCACATTGTGGCCATTGGTGAG GTTGGACTTGATTTCACACCCCGGATAGTCAATAATGAGGAAGGGAAAGAACTACAGAGACAAGTACTCATTCGTCAAGTTGAGATTGCAAAGCGACTAAATCTACCTCT AAATGTCCACTCAAGATCTGCTGGAAGACCAACCATCCATCTTTTGAAGGAGCTTG GTGTAGAAAATGCTCTTCTTCATGCATTTGATGGGAAACCCTCAGTTGCAATGGAGGGTGTACGTGCAGGCTACTTCTTTTCTATACCACCTTCAATTGTAAGAAGTGAACAG AAGCAGAAACTTGTGAAACAGGTGCCGCTAGAAAATATGTGTCTGGAGACTGATTCACCAGCCCTTGGACCTGAAAAACAG GTGAGAAATGAACCAAAGAATATAACGATTAGTGCAGACTACATTGCCAGAACCAAAGGCATTCCTGTCGAAAAGGTCATCGAAGTCACCACACTCAATGCTCTTCGTGTTTTCCCCAAGTTAAAGACATTCATCAGTCATTTATGA
- the LOC132894544 gene encoding tatD DNase domain containing 3-like isoform X2: MQGYIDCHCHISSRDFDGDIDCVIEQSKKAGVLALVAVAEHVGEFEKIIQLSQRFPGFILPCLGVHPVQEQDPAQPRGALPEDLESAVPLIEKYKEHIVAIGEVGLDFTPRIVNNEEGKELQRQVLIRQVEIAKRLNLPLNVHSRSAGRPTIHLLKELGVENALLHAFDGKPSVAMEGVRAGYFFSIPPSIVRSEQQKLVKQVPLENMCLETDSPALGPEKQVRNEPKNITISADYIARTKGIPVEKVIEVTTLNALRVFPKLKTFISHL; this comes from the exons ATGCAAGGTTATATCGATTGTCACTGTCACATCTCTTCGAGAGATTTCGATGGT GACATTGATTGTGTTATTGAGCAATCAAAAAAG GCTGGAGTTCTGGCTCTTGTTGCAGTAGCAGAGCATGTTGGGGAGTTTGAGAAAATCATACAGCTTTCACAGAG gtTTCCAGGATTTATCTTGCCCTGCCTTGGAGTTCATCCTGTTCAAGAACAAGATCCAGCACAACCCAGAGGGGCCTTACCAGAG GATTTAGAATCTGCCGTGCCCTTAATCGAAAAATATAAAGAGCACATTGTGGCCATTGGTGAG GTTGGACTTGATTTCACACCCCGGATAGTCAATAATGAGGAAGGGAAAGAACTACAGAGACAAGTACTCATTCGTCAAGTTGAGATTGCAAAGCGACTAAATCTACCTCT AAATGTCCACTCAAGATCTGCTGGAAGACCAACCATCCATCTTTTGAAGGAGCTTG GTGTAGAAAATGCTCTTCTTCATGCATTTGATGGGAAACCCTCAGTTGCAATGGAGGGTGTACGTGCAGGCTACTTCTTTTCTATACCACCTTCAATTGTAAGAAGTGAACAG CAGAAACTTGTGAAACAGGTGCCGCTAGAAAATATGTGTCTGGAGACTGATTCACCAGCCCTTGGACCTGAAAAACAG GTGAGAAATGAACCAAAGAATATAACGATTAGTGCAGACTACATTGCCAGAACCAAAGGCATTCCTGTCGAAAAGGTCATCGAAGTCACCACACTCAATGCTCTTCGTGTTTTCCCCAAGTTAAAGACATTCATCAGTCATTTATGA
- the fuca2 gene encoding plasma alpha-L-fucosidase, with protein sequence MARWSWAFLFLLLGGCYCQYKPTWESIDSRPLPEWFDQAKFGIFIHWGVFSVPSYGSEWFWWYWQGQKIPSYLFFMAKNYPPGFTYQDFAPQFTAEFFNAQDWVDIFASSGAKYIVLTTKHHEGYTLWGSKYSWNWNAVDVGPKRDLVDEIATALRKYSNLRLGLYHSLFEWFHPLFRADADNNFTTSSFPQDKTLPELYEIVNKYKPEVLWSDGDGNAPDQYWNSTGFLAWLYNESPVRDTVVTNDRWGRGCICTHGGYYTCADRYNPGHLLKHKWENCMTIDQRSWGYRREAKLSDYLTIEQLIKTLVETVSCGGNLLMNVGPTHDGRIAPIFEERLRQIGQWLNVNGEGIYNTTAWRVQNDSVTPGVWYTWKPKEKTVYAFLLSWPSSGYVILSDPIISEAQTQVVLLGYKPLKWAPVKPSGLQVYLPALSPGQMPCSWVWTLRLIGVD encoded by the exons ATGGCCAGATGGAGCTGGGCTTTTTTATTCCTGTTACTGGGAGGTTGTTACTGTCAGTATAAACCTACATGGGAGTCGATTGATTCGAGGCCCCTGCCTGAATGGTTTGATCAAGCAAAGTTTGGGATCTTTATACACTGGGGTGTATTTTCAGTTCCCAGCTATGGCAGTGAGTGGTTCTG GTGGTATTGGCAAGGTCAGAAAATTCCATCCTATCTGTTCTTTATGGCCAAAAACTACCCCCCTGGATTCACGTATCAAGACTTTGCACCGCAGTTTACCGCTGAGTTCTTCAATGCCCAGGACTGGGTCGACATTTTTGCGTCATCCGGAGCAAAGTATATCGTCCTCACAACTAAACATCATGAAG GTTACACCTTGTGGGGTTCAAAGTACTCATGGAATTGGAATGCAGTGGATGTTGGGCCAAAGCGGGATCTGGTGGACGAAATAGCCACTGCTTTACGGAAGTATAGCAACCTGCGCCTAGGACTCTATCACTCTCTCTTTGAGTGGTTTCACCCTCTTTTCAGAGCAGATGCTGACAACAATTTTACTACCTCTTCATTTCCTCAAGATAAAACCCTGCCTGAGCTTTATGAGATCGTAAACAAGTACAAACCAGAAGTACTTTGGTCTGATGGAGACGGAAATGCCCCAGACCAGTACTGGAATAGCACAGGGTTCCTTGCATGGCTATACAATGAGAG CCCTGTGCGGGACACGGTTGTGACTAATGATCGATGGGGAAGGGGTTGTATTTGTACACATGGTGGATATTACACATGTGCTGACCGCTACAACCCAGGACACCTGCTGAAGCACAAATGGGAGAACTGCATGACAATTGACCAGCGCTCATGGGGCTATAGACGAGAGGCTAAACTCAGTGATTACCTCACCATTGAGCAGCTGATTAAG ACCCTTGTGGAGACTGTGTCTTGCGGGGGGAATTTGTTAATGAACGTGGGTCCAACACACGATGGCCGCATTGCTCCCATATTTGAGGAGAGACTGAGGCAGATAGGCCAGTGGCTGAATGTTAATGGTGAAGGAATCTACAACACGACTGCTTGGAGAGTGCAGAATGACAGCGTTACACCTGGAGTTTG gTACACATGGAAGCCAAAGGAGAAGACAGTCTATGCATTTTTGCTTTCATGGCCGAGTAGTGGCTATGTTATTCTCAGTGACCCTATAATATCAGAAGCTCAAACACAG GTGGTATTACTGGGATACAAACCACTGAAGTGGGCCCCAGTGAAACCCAGTGGTCTACAGGTCTACCTTCCTGCTCTGTCTCCTGGTCAGATGCCTTGCTCCTGGGTGTGGACTCTTCGTCTGATTGGTGTAGATTAG